From a region of the Pan paniscus chromosome 19, NHGRI_mPanPan1-v2.0_pri, whole genome shotgun sequence genome:
- the LOC117976446 gene encoding unconventional myosin-XV-like, translating into MGFRDRTPKISKKGQFRSASAFFWGLHTGPQKTKRKKKARTVLKSTSKLMTQMRMGKKKRAMKGKKPSFMVIRFPGRRGYGRLRPRARSLSKASTAINWLTKKFLLKKAEESGSEQATVDAWLQRSSSRMGSRKLPFPSGAEILRPGGRLRRFPRSRSIYASGEPLGFLPFEDEAPFHHSGSRKSLYGLEGFQDLGEYYDYHRDGDDYYDRQSLHRYEEQEPYLAGLGPYSPAWPPYGDYYYGYPPEDPYDYYHPDYYGGPFDPGYTYGYGYDDYEPPYAPPSGYSSPYSYHDGYEGEAHPYGYYLDPYAPYDAPYPPYDLPYHTPYDVPYFDPYGVHYTVPYAEGIYGGGDEAIYPPEVPYFYPEESALAFVYPWVPPPIPSPHNPYAHAMDDIAELEEPEDAGVERQGTSFRLPSAAFFEQQGMDKPARSKLSLIRKFHLFPRPQVKLFGKEKLEVPLPPSLDIPLPLGDADEEEDEEELPPVSAVPYGHPFWGFLTPRQRNLQRALSAFGAHQGLGFGPEFGRPVPRPATSLARFLKKTLSEKKPITRLRGSQKARAGGPAVREAAYKRFGYKLAGMDPEKPGTPIVLRRAQPRARSSNDARRPPAPQPAPRTLSHWSALLSPPVPPRPPSPGPPPAPPLSPALSGLPRPASPYGSLRHHPPPWAAPAHVPPAPQASWWAFVEPPAVSPEVPPDLLAFPGPRPSFRGSRRRGAAFGFPGASPRASRRRAWSPLASPQPSLRSSPGLGYCSPLAPRSPQLSLRTDPFQPPFPPPARRPCSLQESPGPRRAAGRLGPPGSPLLGSPRPPSPPLGLCHSPRRSSLNLPSSLLHTWRRLSEPPTWAVKPQVRLPFHRPPRAGAWRAPLEHRESPREPEDSETPWTVPPLAPSWDVDMPPTQRPPYPWPGGAGSCRGFSRPPPVPENPFLQLLGPVPSPTLQPEDPAADMTRVFLGRHHELGPGQLTKSAGPTPEKPEEEATLGDPQLPAETKPPTPAPPKDVTPPKDITPPKDVLPEQKTLRPSLSYPLAACDQTRATWPPWHRWGTLPQATG; encoded by the coding sequence ATGGGCTTCCGCGACCGTACACCCAAGATCTCCAAGAAGGGCCAGTTCCGCAGCGCCTCGGCCTTCTTCTGGGGCCTCCACACCGGCCCCCAGAAGACCAAGCGCAAGAAGAAGGCCCGCACCGTGCTCAAGTCCACGTCAAAGCTCATGACGCAGATGCGCATGGGCAAGAAGAAGCGGGCGATGAAGGGCAAGAAGCCGTCCTTCATGGTGATCCGCTTCCCAGGCCGCCGTGGCTACGGCCGCCTGCGGCCGCGCGCCCGGTCACTCAGCAAAGCGTCCACGGCCATCAACTGGCTCACAAAAAAGTTCCTCCTCAAGAAGGCCGAGGAGTCGGGCAGCGAACAGGCCACAGTGGACGCCTGGCTGCAGCGCTCGAGCTCCCGCATGGGCTCCCGCAAACTCCCCTTCCCGTCGGGTGCCGAGATCCTGCGGCCCGGGGGCCGGCTCCGGAGGTTCCCCCGCAGCCGCAGCATCTACGCGTCAGGCGAGCCCCTGGGCTTCCTGCCCTTCGAGGACGAGGCCCCGTTCCATCACTCGGGCTCCCGCAAGTCGCTGTACGGGCTTGAGGGCTTCCAGGACCTGGGCGAGTATTATGACTATCACCGCGACGGCGACGACTACTACGACCGGCAGTCACTCCACCGCTACGAGGAGCAGGAACCCTACCTGGCGGGCCTCGGCCCCTACAGCCCGGCCTGGCCACCCTACGGCGACTACTACTACGGGTACCCGCCTGAGGATCCCTATGACTACTACCACCCCGACTATTACGGTGGCCCCTTTGATCCGGGGTACACCTACGGCTACGGCTACGACGATTACGAACCCCCATATGCGCCCCCGTCGGGGTACTCGTCTCCTTACAGCTACCACGATGGGTACGAGGGCGAGGCGCACCCTTATGGCTACTACCTGGATCCCTATGCGCCGTACGACGCGCCATACCCACCCTATGACCTCCCATACCACACTCCCTACGATGTACCCTACTTTGATCCCTACGGAGTCCACTACACCGTCCCCTATGCCGAAGGCATCTATGGCGGTGGGGACGAGGCCATCTACCCCCCCGAGGTGCCCTATTTTTACCCGGAGGAGTCGGCTTTGGCCTTTGTGTACCCCTGGGTACCACCGCCCATCCCGTCGCCCCACAACCCCTATGCCCACGCCATGGATGACATCGCCGAGCTGGAGGAACCAGAGGACGCGGGCGTAGAGCGTCAGGGGACCTCCTTCCGCCTGCCCAGCGCCGCCTTCTTCGAGCAGCAAGGTATGGATAAGCCCGCCAGGTCCAAGCTGTCCCTCATCCGCAAGTTCCACCTCTTCCCGCGACCCCAGGTGAAGCTGTTTGGGAAGGAGAAGCTGGAGGTGCCCCTGCCACCCTCTCTGGACATTCCTCTCCCCTTGGGGGATGCGGATGAAGAAGAGGACGAGGAGGAGCTGCCCCCGGTTTCCGCTGTGCCCTACGGCCACCCTTTCTGGGGCTTCCTCACGCCGCGCCAGCGCAACCTCCAGCGCGCGCTGTCGGCCTTCGGCGCCCACCAGGGCCTGGGCTTCGGCCCTGAGTTTGGCCGCCCCGTGCCTCGCCCTGCCACCTCGCTTGCGCGGTTCCTCAAGAAGACGCTGTCGGAGAAGAAGCCCATCACGCGGCTCAGGGGCAGCCAGAAGGCCCGGGCGGGCGGCCCTGCTGTCAGGGAAGCGGCCTACAAACGCTTCGGCTACAAGCTGGCTGGCATGGACCCCGAGAAGCCCGGCACGCCCATCGTGCTGAGGAGGGCCCAGCCGCGCGCTCGCAGCAGCAACGACGCGCGCCGCCCGCCCGCGCCACAGCCCGCGCCCAGGACCCTCTCCCACTGGAGCGCGCTCCTGTCTCCGCCCGTGCCCCCGCGGCCCCCAAGCCCCGGACCCCCGCCCGCGCCGCCGCTCTCCCCGGCGCTCTCGGGCCTGCCCCGGCCGGCCTCGCCCTACGGCTCCCTCCGCCACCACCCGCCGCCCTGGGCCGCCCCAGCGCACGTGCCACCGGCGCCGCAGGCCAGCTGGTGGGCCTTCGTGGAGCCCCCTGCCGTGAGCCCGGAGGTGCCCCCCGACCTACTAGCCTTCCCAGGGCCCCGACCCTCGTTCAGGGGCTCCCGCCGGAGAGGGGCGGCTTTCGGCTTCCCCGGGGCCTCTCCACGGGCGTCGCGGAGGCGAGCTTGGTCACCGCTGGCCTCGCCCCAGCCCTCGCTGAGGAGCTCGCCGGGCCTCGGCTACTGCTCACCCTTGGCGCCCCGGTCGCCTCAGCTGTCCTTGCGCACGGACCCCTTCCAGCCGCCCTTCCCGCCCCCGGCCCGCCGGCCCTGCTCGCTGCAGGAGTCCCCAGGCCCACGCCGAGCCGCTGGGCGCCTGGGCCCACCCGGCTCGCCGCTGCTGGGCTCACCCAGGCCGCCCTCGCCGCCCCTGGGGCTCTGCCACAGCCCGCGGCGCAGCTCCCTGAATCTGCCCTCGAGCCTCCTGCACACGTGGCGGCGCCTCAGCGAGCCACCCACTTGGGCTGTGAAGCCTCAAGTGCGCCTGCCCTTCCACCGACCGCCCAGGGCCGGGGCCTGGCGGGCACCCCTGGAACACCGGGAGAGCCCGCGAGAACCCGAGGACTCAGAGACGCCCTGGACCGTGCCCCCACTGGCCCCCAGCTGGGACGTGGACATGCCTCCCACCCAACGCCCACCCTACCCCTGGCCAGGAGGTGCAGGCAGCTGCCGAGGCTTTTCCAGGCCACCCCCTGTGCCGGAAAACCCctttctccagctcctgggccctgtgccatcccccaccctccagcctgaGGATCCAGCTGCTGATATGACCAGGGTCTTCCTGGGCAGACACCATGAGCTGGGGCCTGGACAGCTCACCAAATCAGCTGGTCCAACCCCTGAGAAGCCTGAAGAAGAGGCCACCCTGGGGGACCCCCAGCTGCCAGCAGAGACCAAGCCTCCAACCCCAGCACCTCCCAAGGATGTCACTCCCCCCAAGGATATCACTCCCCCCAAGGATGTCCTCCCAGAGCAAAAGACATTAAGGCCCAGCCTCTCATACCCACTGGCTGCGTGTGACCAGACCAGGGCCACATGGCCACCATGGCACCGCTGGGGAACACTGCCCCAAGccacaggctag